The Alosa alosa isolate M-15738 ecotype Scorff River chromosome 9, AALO_Geno_1.1, whole genome shotgun sequence genome includes a region encoding these proteins:
- the znf648 gene encoding zinc finger protein 648 isoform X2 has protein sequence MAEPVDNYNPGSLNDIYISKRSIRKAFISKRHYLPYIASEKESNSSLGGAPGVFTLSSEQEETSSSMACCPDLLLCIKTEPVECYLSDKFAELSPRDQSPVEVKPCLTVRSGDNEVATETHELSDTSRVMRPRKAKQRKNQAKVKRHRKRFDHSKEQAERLNDGESPQIARGDDDDDGAASDGRVEEDKGKEGPKESKTDDKACLIFPAMKKRGVEGDMENRPYKCTHCNWAFTKSSNLVSHIRTHSGLKPHVCDLCGKAYSHQGTLQQHKRLHTGERPYHCPFCEKTYIWSSDYRKHIRTHTGEKPYICDACGKDFVRSSDLRKHERNMHANNKPFPCAKCGKTFNKPLSLLRHERTHLGKRPFVCPECGKAFAMPSRMMEHRKVHSGVRPYVCHICGKAFTKSSNLLEHQSVHSGFRPHKCGECGVAFAMASRLVRHQRVHTGE, from the coding sequence ATGGCAGAGCCAGTGGATAACTACAATCCAGGGAGCTTAAATGACATCTATATCTCAAAACGAAGTATCAGGAAGGCTTTCATCAGCAAAAGGCACTATCTCCCTTACATAGcctcagagaaagagagcaacagCAGCCTTGGAGGAGCTCCTGGCGTCTTCACACTGTCCAGTGAGCAGGAGGAAACCAGCTCGTCCATGGCTTGCTGTCCCGACTTGCTGCTCTGCATTAAAACTGAGCCTGTGGAGTGTTACCTGTCTGACAAGTTCGCCGAGCTCTCCCCAAGAGATCAGTCACCGGTTGAGGTGAAGCCATGTTTAACTGTCCGGTCTGGCGACAATGAGGTGGCCACAGAGACTCATGAGCTGAGTGACACATCCAGGGTCATGCGGCCCCGCAAAGCAAAGCAACGCAAAAATCAAGCGAAGGTAAAGAGACACCGCAAGAGGTTTGATCACTCAAAAGAACAGGCTGAGCGCTTAAATGATGGTGAGAGCCCCCAGATAGCCcggggtgatgatgatgatgatggcgcGGCGTCAGATGGGCGCGTGGAAGAAGACAAAGGAAAGGAAGGACCAAAAGAGAGCAAAACGGACGACAAGGCATGCCTCATCTTCCCAGCCATGAAGAAGCGCGGGGTGGAGGGGGACATGGAGAACCGGCCCTACAAGTGCACCCACTGCAACTGGGCATTCACCAAGTCCAGCAACCTGGTGAGCCACATCCGCACGCACAGCGGCCTGAAGCCACACGTGTGCGACCTGTGCGGGAAGGCCTACTCACACCAGGGCACGCTGCAGCAGCACAAGCGTCTGCACACAGGCGAGAGGCCCTACCACTGCCCCTTCTGTGAGAAGACCTACATCTGGTCCTCCGACTACCGCAAGCACATCCGCACGCACACCGGCGAGAAGCCATACATCTGCGATGCCTGCGGCAAGGACTTTGTCCGATCGTCAGACCTGCGCAAGCATGAGCGCAACATGCACGCCAACAACAAGCCCTTCCCCTGCGCCAAGTGCGGCAAGACCTTCAACAAGCCACTGTCGCTGCTGCGGCACGAGCGCACGCACCTGGGCAAGCGGCCCTTCGTCTGCCCCGAGTGCGGCAAGGCCTTCGCCATGCCCAGCCGCATGATGGAGCACCGAAAGGTGCACAGCGGTGTCCGGCCATACGTCTGCCACATTTGTGGCAAGGCCTTTACCAAGTCCTCCAACCTGCTGGAGCACCAGTCCGTGCACAGTGGCTTCCGGCCGCACAAGTGTGGTGAGTGTGGGGTGGCCTTTGCCATGGCCTCACGCTTGGTCCGCCACCAGCGGGTACACACTGGGGAGTAG
- the znf648 gene encoding zinc finger protein 2 isoform X1 produces the protein MDNIIFKTPGSVILHHCGTTRETHVGESNLSLSGLTLAGSCYKAEASLLKLLVPRTEESSYVQGEVEATTPELEESDKKPQHIKKYNTAMAEPVDNYNPGSLNDIYISKRSIRKAFISKRHYLPYIASEKESNSSLGGAPGVFTLSSEQEETSSSMACCPDLLLCIKTEPVECYLSDKFAELSPRDQSPVEVKPCLTVRSGDNEVATETHELSDTSRVMRPRKAKQRKNQAKVKRHRKRFDHSKEQAERLNDGESPQIARGDDDDDGAASDGRVEEDKGKEGPKESKTDDKACLIFPAMKKRGVEGDMENRPYKCTHCNWAFTKSSNLVSHIRTHSGLKPHVCDLCGKAYSHQGTLQQHKRLHTGERPYHCPFCEKTYIWSSDYRKHIRTHTGEKPYICDACGKDFVRSSDLRKHERNMHANNKPFPCAKCGKTFNKPLSLLRHERTHLGKRPFVCPECGKAFAMPSRMMEHRKVHSGVRPYVCHICGKAFTKSSNLLEHQSVHSGFRPHKCGECGVAFAMASRLVRHQRVHTGE, from the coding sequence GTACCAAGGACTGAGGAGTCATCATATGTCCAGGGAGAAGTTGAAGCCACAACACCTGAACTTGAGGAAAGTGATAAAAAGCcacaacacataaaaaaatataatacagcGATGGCAGAGCCAGTGGATAACTACAATCCAGGGAGCTTAAATGACATCTATATCTCAAAACGAAGTATCAGGAAGGCTTTCATCAGCAAAAGGCACTATCTCCCTTACATAGcctcagagaaagagagcaacagCAGCCTTGGAGGAGCTCCTGGCGTCTTCACACTGTCCAGTGAGCAGGAGGAAACCAGCTCGTCCATGGCTTGCTGTCCCGACTTGCTGCTCTGCATTAAAACTGAGCCTGTGGAGTGTTACCTGTCTGACAAGTTCGCCGAGCTCTCCCCAAGAGATCAGTCACCGGTTGAGGTGAAGCCATGTTTAACTGTCCGGTCTGGCGACAATGAGGTGGCCACAGAGACTCATGAGCTGAGTGACACATCCAGGGTCATGCGGCCCCGCAAAGCAAAGCAACGCAAAAATCAAGCGAAGGTAAAGAGACACCGCAAGAGGTTTGATCACTCAAAAGAACAGGCTGAGCGCTTAAATGATGGTGAGAGCCCCCAGATAGCCcggggtgatgatgatgatgatggcgcGGCGTCAGATGGGCGCGTGGAAGAAGACAAAGGAAAGGAAGGACCAAAAGAGAGCAAAACGGACGACAAGGCATGCCTCATCTTCCCAGCCATGAAGAAGCGCGGGGTGGAGGGGGACATGGAGAACCGGCCCTACAAGTGCACCCACTGCAACTGGGCATTCACCAAGTCCAGCAACCTGGTGAGCCACATCCGCACGCACAGCGGCCTGAAGCCACACGTGTGCGACCTGTGCGGGAAGGCCTACTCACACCAGGGCACGCTGCAGCAGCACAAGCGTCTGCACACAGGCGAGAGGCCCTACCACTGCCCCTTCTGTGAGAAGACCTACATCTGGTCCTCCGACTACCGCAAGCACATCCGCACGCACACCGGCGAGAAGCCATACATCTGCGATGCCTGCGGCAAGGACTTTGTCCGATCGTCAGACCTGCGCAAGCATGAGCGCAACATGCACGCCAACAACAAGCCCTTCCCCTGCGCCAAGTGCGGCAAGACCTTCAACAAGCCACTGTCGCTGCTGCGGCACGAGCGCACGCACCTGGGCAAGCGGCCCTTCGTCTGCCCCGAGTGCGGCAAGGCCTTCGCCATGCCCAGCCGCATGATGGAGCACCGAAAGGTGCACAGCGGTGTCCGGCCATACGTCTGCCACATTTGTGGCAAGGCCTTTACCAAGTCCTCCAACCTGCTGGAGCACCAGTCCGTGCACAGTGGCTTCCGGCCGCACAAGTGTGGTGAGTGTGGGGTGGCCTTTGCCATGGCCTCACGCTTGGTCCGCCACCAGCGGGTACACACTGGGGAGTAG